One genomic segment of Acinetobacter oleivorans DR1 includes these proteins:
- the nfuA gene encoding Fe-S biogenesis protein NfuA has product MSTENTNTAVAEEIPNLLITPSAQEYLHDLLTKQNTPGIGVRIFVEHPGTPRAECCMAYSAPEEVIPTDYKQDYPDFPAYIDAPSIPYLLDAVIDYNKDRFGGQLTFRAPNSKVPRVGPDASIEERITYILQAEINPGLAGHGGNCSLVEVQDDPEHGLTAVLKFGGGCQGCSAIDVTLKQGVETTLKEQIPELQRVVDQTDHTQAEGAYFK; this is encoded by the coding sequence ATGTCGACTGAGAACACCAACACTGCTGTTGCAGAAGAAATTCCAAACCTTTTGATTACACCATCTGCACAAGAGTATTTGCACGATTTATTAACGAAGCAAAATACTCCGGGAATTGGCGTTCGAATTTTTGTTGAGCATCCAGGTACGCCACGTGCCGAATGTTGTATGGCATATAGTGCGCCAGAAGAAGTGATCCCAACAGATTATAAACAGGACTATCCTGATTTTCCTGCGTATATTGATGCACCATCTATTCCATATCTTTTAGATGCTGTAATCGATTACAACAAGGACCGTTTTGGTGGTCAGCTCACTTTCCGTGCACCAAATTCTAAGGTTCCACGTGTTGGTCCAGATGCATCAATTGAAGAACGTATTACTTACATTCTTCAAGCAGAAATTAACCCAGGCCTTGCAGGGCATGGCGGAAATTGTAGCTTGGTAGAAGTACAAGATGACCCAGAACATGGTTTAACTGCTGTATTGAAATTTGGTGGTGGTTGCCAAGGTTGTTCTGCAATTGACGTGACCTTGAAACAGGGCGTTGAAACTACTTTAAAAGAGCAGATTCCTGAGCTCCAACGTGTGGTTGACCAAACTGACCATACGCAAGCAGAAGGTGCTTATTTCAAATAA
- a CDS encoding rhomboid family intramembrane serine protease has translation MLHLPFNHTVTLIIITVIISLIAFSNQNVMNRLIFWPPAMQRGQIDRFITHGFIHADGTHLLFNMITLFFFGSIIESFYRQYFYDMGFVLFYLGGLIFAILPSYLQHKNDANWASLGASGAVSAVLFAYILFQPWKLIFVFFIPVPAIIFAILYVAYSIWAGKRGNSHINHSAHLWGAAYGIIVTILLEPKVIPHFLDQLTRLPF, from the coding sequence ATGTTGCATTTGCCATTTAACCATACAGTTACTCTTATTATTATTACGGTCATTATCTCTTTAATTGCTTTTAGCAACCAAAACGTGATGAACCGGCTGATTTTTTGGCCACCTGCAATGCAACGTGGACAGATTGATCGCTTCATTACTCATGGCTTTATCCATGCCGATGGAACACATCTACTTTTCAACATGATTACCCTGTTCTTCTTTGGCAGTATTATTGAAAGTTTTTATCGCCAATATTTCTACGACATGGGTTTTGTGTTGTTCTATTTAGGTGGCTTAATCTTCGCGATTTTACCAAGCTATTTACAGCATAAAAATGATGCGAATTGGGCCAGCCTAGGCGCCTCAGGTGCTGTTTCGGCAGTGTTATTTGCTTATATCCTATTCCAGCCGTGGAAGCTGATTTTCGTATTTTTTATTCCTGTGCCCGCTATTATTTTTGCAATTTTATATGTGGCATACAGTATTTGGGCTGGTAAGCGCGGTAATAGCCATATTAACCATAGTGCTCATTTATGGGGTGCGGCTTACGGAATCATCGTAACAATTTTACTTGAACCAAAAGTTATTCCGCATTTCTTAGACCAACTGACTCGCCTTCCTTTCTAA
- a CDS encoding arylsulfatase → MTYKAILSSLSIALFSLSLAGCNDNDNQENVATTPKQPNILFIMADDLGYSDLGAFGGEIHTPNIDSLAQEGRLLTDYHTAPTCSPTRSQLISGTDHHLAGIGAMAELTPEHLKGQPGYEGYLNERSLSIAQVLKDNGYRTYISGKWHLGLTPETNAHAKGFDHSFTLLQGLDHHFKQAPSAFKRNSTYTEDGQIIPVSALPDDFFSTNYFTDKLLSYLESGKNSGKPFFAYAAYTAPHWPIQAPAEYREKYRGVYDVGYDAIRNARIAKQKQLGIIPANFEAAELIATQNAPQKYGKWDELTTEQKALEARKMEIYAGMVENLDANVGRIIQYLKQNNLYDNTLIFFVSDNGAEGFVRGGYGSESGFDNSVANVGTPTSYHYIGPRWAEVSAAPFHLWKDTAGEGATTAPAIVKLPNQKKAEETNNSFASVLDVFPTLLEYAHIPVPQGQYNGRTINTPSGISWKPLLENKTTTIRPANFSFADELHGSKYAKQGEWKIAVQGRPELGTGTWELYNIATDRGEKHNVAQLYPAKVQELLSVYQKYTEKNGVQEYNAK, encoded by the coding sequence ATGACGTACAAAGCAATTTTATCTAGCCTTTCCATTGCTTTATTTAGCTTATCTTTAGCTGGATGTAATGACAACGATAATCAAGAAAATGTAGCAACCACACCTAAGCAACCGAATATCTTATTTATTATGGCTGATGACTTAGGCTATTCAGATTTAGGGGCTTTTGGTGGTGAAATTCACACCCCTAATATTGATAGTTTGGCTCAAGAAGGCCGCCTTTTAACGGATTATCATACTGCCCCGACCTGCTCTCCAACACGCTCTCAGCTCATTTCTGGTACTGATCATCATTTAGCTGGTATTGGGGCTATGGCTGAACTCACACCGGAACATTTAAAAGGACAACCAGGCTACGAGGGATATTTAAATGAACGTTCTCTATCGATTGCACAAGTACTTAAAGATAATGGTTACCGCACGTACATCAGCGGTAAATGGCATTTAGGGCTAACTCCAGAAACAAATGCACATGCAAAAGGTTTTGATCATTCATTTACTTTATTACAAGGTTTAGATCACCACTTTAAGCAAGCGCCAAGTGCGTTTAAACGAAATTCAACTTATACAGAAGATGGCCAAATTATTCCTGTTTCAGCTTTGCCTGATGACTTTTTCTCGACAAATTATTTTACCGATAAATTACTCAGCTACTTAGAATCAGGCAAAAATAGTGGCAAACCGTTCTTTGCTTATGCTGCCTATACGGCGCCTCACTGGCCAATTCAAGCACCTGCTGAATACCGTGAAAAATATCGCGGTGTTTATGATGTTGGTTACGATGCTATTCGTAACGCACGTATTGCTAAGCAAAAACAGCTTGGAATTATCCCTGCAAACTTTGAGGCAGCAGAACTAATTGCAACTCAAAATGCCCCACAAAAATATGGAAAATGGGATGAGTTAACAACTGAACAAAAGGCACTAGAAGCCCGTAAAATGGAAATCTATGCAGGCATGGTAGAAAACCTCGATGCTAACGTCGGCCGCATTATTCAATACCTCAAACAAAATAATCTTTATGACAACACTTTAATTTTCTTTGTTTCCGATAACGGTGCTGAAGGTTTTGTACGTGGCGGATATGGTAGTGAATCTGGTTTTGATAACTCTGTAGCAAATGTGGGAACACCAACTTCATATCACTATATTGGACCACGTTGGGCCGAGGTCAGCGCGGCACCATTTCATTTATGGAAAGATACAGCTGGTGAAGGTGCAACCACTGCCCCTGCTATTGTGAAATTACCAAATCAGAAAAAAGCAGAAGAAACCAATAATAGCTTTGCATCTGTACTCGATGTTTTCCCAACCCTATTAGAATATGCTCATATTCCAGTACCTCAAGGCCAATACAATGGTCGTACCATTAATACACCATCAGGGATTTCATGGAAGCCTTTACTTGAAAATAAAACCACTACCATTCGCCCTGCAAATTTTAGTTTTGCCGATGAATTACATGGCAGCAAATATGCAAAACAAGGTGAATGGAAAATTGCAGTTCAAGGGCGCCCTGAGTTAGGCACAGGAACTTGGGAGTTGTATAACATTGCCACTGATCGTGGAGAAAAGCACAATGTTGCACAACTTTACCCAGCAAAAGTGCAAGAGTTGTTATCGGTTTATCAAAAATATACTGAGAAAAATGGTGTGCAGGAATATAACGCCAAATGA
- a CDS encoding SUMF1/EgtB/PvdO family nonheme iron enzyme has product MRLKLFLVTTISLSFMTGCNQSSKVSESAPSPQQPTSLADLGSIEKCKNYTGLPQGWLKQPTAGMVLITDGHFNFGSEKAYPDELNFGKKQREVKGFWIDQTEVTVAQFASFIKATGYITDAEKQKQAAVFSPDPQHPQQWWQLKSGYTWKTPNGSKGALANPNEPVRYVSKNDAEHYAVWLGHDLPTELEWEYAAKANSKTDTPLHQAPTDEHQHPQSNYWQGEFPFQNLNQDHFKDVAPVGCFAANNFKLFDTIGNVWEWTSSPYQGAHDQHMGNYSDLRQQQIASTQYVIKGGSFLCAQNYCSRYRNSSRYPQDFDLAATHVGFRTILRSD; this is encoded by the coding sequence ATGAGATTAAAACTATTTTTAGTTACCACAATCAGCCTGTCTTTTATGACAGGCTGTAACCAATCTTCAAAAGTTTCTGAATCAGCACCCTCACCTCAACAGCCAACGTCTTTAGCTGACCTAGGTTCTATTGAAAAGTGTAAAAACTATACTGGACTACCCCAAGGTTGGCTCAAACAACCTACAGCTGGCATGGTTTTAATTACCGATGGGCATTTTAATTTTGGTTCTGAGAAAGCCTATCCCGATGAACTTAATTTTGGAAAAAAACAAAGAGAAGTCAAAGGATTCTGGATTGATCAAACAGAAGTTACGGTTGCTCAATTTGCGAGCTTCATAAAAGCAACGGGCTATATTACCGATGCCGAAAAACAAAAGCAGGCTGCTGTTTTTTCACCAGACCCTCAACATCCACAGCAATGGTGGCAGTTAAAATCAGGATATACATGGAAAACGCCAAATGGCAGTAAAGGTGCCTTAGCCAATCCTAATGAGCCTGTGCGATATGTAAGTAAAAACGATGCTGAACATTATGCAGTCTGGCTCGGACATGATTTACCAACAGAACTAGAATGGGAATATGCAGCTAAAGCCAACTCAAAAACTGATACGCCCTTACATCAAGCGCCTACCGATGAACATCAACATCCACAATCAAATTACTGGCAAGGTGAATTCCCTTTTCAAAACCTAAATCAAGATCACTTTAAAGATGTAGCACCCGTTGGATGTTTTGCGGCAAATAATTTCAAACTATTTGATACGATTGGAAATGTATGGGAATGGACATCCTCTCCTTATCAAGGTGCTCATGACCAACATATGGGAAATTATTCTGATTTAAGACAACAACAAATTGCGAGTACACAATATGTAATTAAAGGCGGATCTTTTCTATGTGCTCAAAATTATTGTTCGCGTTATCGAAACAGTAGTCGTTATCCGCAAGACTTTGATTTAGCAGCAACCCACGTTGGCTTTCGAACAATTTTAAGATCTGATTAG
- a CDS encoding D-serine ammonia-lyase, giving the protein MDAVQIDQLKQQFPLIETLQAYKETFWFTPHRYPLTEALEKVGLTVDDVSDAEARLARFAPYLAKVFPETQAQHGKIESDIVEIPKMQQALSSTEQVLLSGAFWLKKDSHLPISGSIKARGGIYEVLAHAEKLAIEAGLLKLEDDYTKLDQDAFRTFFSKYQIAVGSTGNLGLSIGIMSAKLGFRVTVHMSADARQWKKDKLRSLGVNVVEYASDYGVAVEEGRKAAEQDPHCFFIDDENSRTLFLGYAVAGIRLKQQFEQKQIKVDAEHPLFVYLPCGVGGGPGGVSFGLKLAFGEHVHCIFAEPTHSPCMLLGVHTGLHDQISVNDIGIDNVTAADGLAVGRASGFVGRAMQQLIDGYYTIHDERLYELIALLNQTENIKFEPSAVAGMMGPYYVQTNPDYLAVHQLSAEQLQQATHVIWATGGGMVPPDEMQKYLSHFQNK; this is encoded by the coding sequence ATGGATGCGGTTCAAATAGATCAGCTAAAACAACAATTTCCACTTATTGAGACACTGCAAGCCTATAAAGAGACATTTTGGTTTACACCTCATCGCTATCCTTTAACAGAAGCTTTAGAAAAAGTTGGACTCACAGTAGACGATGTAAGTGACGCGGAAGCAAGGCTAGCGCGTTTCGCACCTTATTTAGCAAAGGTATTTCCTGAAACTCAAGCACAACATGGAAAAATTGAATCAGATATTGTTGAAATTCCGAAAATGCAGCAAGCACTTTCTTCAACAGAACAAGTGCTACTGAGTGGAGCATTCTGGCTAAAAAAAGATAGTCATTTACCTATTTCAGGTTCAATTAAAGCCCGTGGTGGTATTTATGAAGTCTTGGCTCACGCCGAAAAATTGGCAATTGAGGCAGGGCTTCTTAAGTTGGAAGACGATTACACTAAACTCGACCAAGACGCATTTCGCACGTTTTTTTCTAAGTATCAAATTGCAGTAGGTTCTACAGGCAACCTTGGGCTTTCAATTGGCATTATGAGCGCCAAACTGGGTTTTAGAGTCACAGTCCATATGTCTGCCGATGCGAGACAGTGGAAGAAAGACAAACTGCGTTCACTGGGCGTCAACGTGGTGGAATATGCTAGTGACTATGGCGTAGCGGTTGAAGAGGGACGAAAAGCCGCAGAACAAGATCCACACTGCTTTTTTATTGATGATGAAAACTCGAGAACATTATTTTTAGGCTATGCCGTTGCAGGAATCCGCTTAAAACAGCAATTTGAGCAAAAACAAATTAAAGTTGATGCTGAACACCCATTATTTGTTTATTTGCCTTGTGGCGTCGGTGGTGGCCCAGGTGGCGTGAGTTTTGGGTTGAAACTGGCTTTTGGTGAGCACGTACATTGTATTTTTGCTGAACCAACCCATTCGCCTTGCATGTTACTTGGTGTGCACACAGGCTTGCATGATCAGATTTCAGTAAATGATATTGGCATCGATAATGTTACCGCCGCAGATGGACTTGCAGTAGGGCGTGCTTCAGGTTTTGTTGGACGTGCTATGCAACAGTTAATTGATGGCTATTACACCATTCATGATGAACGTTTGTATGAACTCATAGCACTTCTGAATCAAACTGAAAATATTAAGTTTGAGCCTTCAGCAGTGGCAGGCATGATGGGGCCGTATTATGTCCAGACTAACCCTGATTATTTGGCTGTACATCAACTATCAGCTGAGCAGTTACAGCAGGCAACCCATGTAATATGGGCGACAGGAGGCGGTATGGTGCCGCCTGATGAAATGCAAAAATATCTATCACATTTTCAAAATAAATAG
- a CDS encoding inorganic phosphate transporter yields the protein MNSNLPPVSDSKLAANLQVKSTNVHVPTPKFFMPVFLTIIVATLIYIGFQVSADLAHVPPLSLYSVILLSTALLIALGFEFVNGFHDTANAVATVIYTNALPAPVAVMWAGFCNFLGVMVASGAVAYGIIALLPVELIMNMGSGAGFAMVFALLIAAILWNLGTWFLGIPASSSHTLIGSILGVGIMNHLLSASTGVTTSGVDMDQVIKVGKALLFSPLIGFAFAAIVFLLVKTVFKRQLELFQPPEGNKPPPAIIRAILIFTCTGVSFAHGSNDGQKGMGLIMLILVGLVPLAYSLNKNLDTQQVQSFHQLSSQTAVFLNQNQPELTDEKARLILTKYIQTKQQTPEVVPALASMTDHLGERVSSYSNLKDIPEAAISEIRNDMYLSTTSFKRLDKANALPKMDQSQEKLVKEYRSSLDSFLQYIPTWVKVAVALALGLGTMVGWKRIVVTVGERIGKHHMTYGQGMSAELVAMSTIAAADGLGMPVSTTHVLNSAVAGTMVANKSGLNFNTVKTILSAWVFTLPATICLSGGLYWLFLQFV from the coding sequence ATGAATTCTAATCTACCCCCTGTTTCGGATTCAAAACTTGCGGCAAACCTGCAAGTCAAATCGACGAATGTACATGTCCCGACACCTAAGTTTTTTATGCCGGTGTTTCTGACGATTATTGTTGCAACACTTATTTATATTGGATTTCAGGTGAGTGCTGATTTAGCACATGTACCACCTTTGAGTCTTTATTCGGTTATCCTTTTATCTACTGCACTCTTGATTGCTTTAGGCTTTGAGTTTGTAAATGGCTTCCACGATACTGCAAATGCAGTAGCAACAGTGATTTACACCAATGCTTTACCTGCACCAGTTGCAGTCATGTGGGCAGGTTTTTGTAATTTTCTTGGGGTAATGGTTGCAAGCGGCGCAGTCGCTTACGGCATTATTGCATTGTTGCCTGTTGAACTGATTATGAACATGGGTAGCGGTGCAGGTTTCGCAATGGTTTTTGCGCTTCTAATTGCTGCGATTCTCTGGAACTTAGGTACTTGGTTCTTGGGTATTCCTGCTTCTAGTTCTCATACCTTGATTGGTTCAATCTTGGGCGTAGGCATTATGAACCATCTGTTGAGTGCATCGACTGGCGTAACGACCAGCGGTGTTGATATGGATCAGGTGATTAAAGTCGGTAAGGCATTATTATTTTCGCCTTTAATTGGTTTTGCTTTTGCAGCGATTGTATTCTTATTGGTTAAAACTGTTTTTAAACGCCAATTAGAATTATTCCAGCCGCCAGAAGGTAATAAACCACCACCAGCAATCATTCGTGCAATTTTAATCTTTACCTGTACAGGTGTAAGTTTTGCACATGGTTCTAATGACGGTCAAAAAGGTATGGGTCTCATCATGCTGATTTTGGTTGGTCTGGTGCCGTTGGCTTATTCATTAAATAAAAACCTTGATACACAACAAGTTCAATCATTCCATCAGCTTTCTTCTCAAACTGCCGTATTTTTGAATCAAAATCAGCCAGAATTAACTGATGAAAAAGCACGTCTTATTCTGACTAAATACATTCAAACTAAACAGCAAACTCCAGAAGTAGTGCCTGCATTGGCAAGCATGACTGACCACTTGGGTGAGCGTGTTTCTAGCTATAGCAACTTAAAAGATATTCCAGAAGCTGCAATTAGCGAAATTCGTAATGACATGTATTTAAGCACCACTTCGTTTAAGCGCTTGGATAAAGCAAATGCATTACCAAAAATGGATCAATCACAAGAAAAACTTGTGAAAGAATACCGTAGTAGCTTAGATTCATTCTTACAATACATTCCAACTTGGGTGAAAGTAGCAGTTGCTTTGGCACTTGGCTTAGGCACCATGGTTGGCTGGAAACGTATTGTTGTGACTGTAGGTGAGCGTATTGGTAAGCATCATATGACTTATGGTCAGGGGATGTCTGCTGAGCTTGTAGCAATGAGTACAATTGCAGCTGCTGACGGTTTAGGTATGCCGGTTTCAACAACACACGTTTTAAACAGTGCTGTTGCGGGTACCATGGTTGCGAATAAATCAGGCTTAAACTTCAATACAGTGAAAACAATTTTATCTGCATGGGTATTTACACTTCCTGCAACAATCTGTTTATCAGGCGGTTTGTACTGGTTATTCTTGCAGTTTGTATAA
- the metH gene encoding methionine synthase has protein sequence MSTLATLKALLAKRILIIDGAMGTMIQRHKLEEADYRGERFADWAQDLKGNNDLLVLTQPEIIQGIHEAYLDAGADIIETNSFNGTRVSMSDYHMEDLVPEINREAARLAKAACEKYSTPDKPRFVAGVLGPTSRTCSISPNVNDPAFRNITFDELKENYIEATHALIEGGADIILIETVFDTLNCKAAIFAVKEVFKQIGHELPLMISGTITDASGRTLTGQTAEAFWNSVRHGDLLSIGFNCALGADAMRPHVKTVSDVADTFISAHPNAGLPNAFGEYDETPEQTAAFLKEFAESGLINITGGCCGTTPDHIRAIANAVKDIAPRQIPETKPACRLSGLEPFNIYDDSLFVNVGERTNVTGSKKFLRLIREENFAEALEVAQQQVEAGAQIIDINMDEGMLDSQNAMVHFLNLVASEPDISRVPIMIDSSKWEIIEAGLKCVQGKPVVNSISLKEGYDEFVEKARLCRQYGAAIIVMAFDETGQADTAERKREICKRSYDVLVNDVGFPAEDIIFDPNVFAVATGIEEHNNYGVDFIEATGWIKQNLPHAMISGGVSNVSFSFRGNEPVREAIHSVFLYHAIKQGMTMGIVNAGQMAIYDDIPKELKDAVEDVVLNQNQGESGQLATEKLLEVAEKFRGHSGAQREAENLEWRNEPVEKRLEYALVKGITTYIDEDTEEARLKAKRPLDVIEGALMDGMNVVGDLFGSGKMFLPQVVKSARVMKQAVAWLNPYIEAEKTGSQSKGKVLMATVKGDVHDIGKNIVGVVLGCNGYDIVDLGVMVPCEKILQTAIDEKCDIIGLSGLITPSLDEMVFVAKEMQRKGFNIPLLIGGATTSKAHTAVKIDPQYQNDAVIYVADASRAVGVATTLLSKEMRGNFIAEHRAEYAKIRERLANKQPKAAKLTYKESVENGFKIDESYVPPKPNLLGTQVLTNYPLATLVDYFDWTPFFISWSLAGKFPKILEDEVVGEAATDLYNQAQAMLKDIIDNNLFDARAVFGMFPAQRTDADTVSVFDEAGQKVTHTFEHLRQQSDKVTGKPNLSLADYIRADREQQDYLGGFTVSIFGAEELANEYKAKGDDYSAILVQSLADRFAEAFAEHLHERIRKEFWGYKADEQLSNEELIKEKYVGIRPAPGYPACPEHSEKAVLFDWLGSTDKIGTKLTEHFAMMPPSSVSGFYYSHPQSEYFNVGKISQDQLEDYAKRKGWTLDEAKRWLGPNLDDSIV, from the coding sequence ATGTCTACGCTTGCCACCCTAAAAGCGCTTCTTGCCAAACGCATTCTGATTATTGATGGTGCGATGGGTACCATGATTCAACGCCATAAATTAGAAGAAGCTGACTACCGTGGTGAGCGTTTTGCCGATTGGGCACAAGACCTAAAAGGTAACAATGACCTTCTTGTGCTGACTCAACCCGAAATCATTCAAGGTATTCATGAAGCTTATCTTGATGCAGGCGCAGACATTATTGAAACCAACAGCTTTAACGGCACGCGTGTTTCAATGTCTGACTACCACATGGAAGATCTTGTTCCAGAGATTAACCGTGAAGCAGCACGTTTAGCTAAAGCAGCTTGTGAAAAATATTCGACTCCAGATAAACCGCGTTTTGTAGCAGGTGTACTCGGTCCAACATCGCGTACCTGTTCAATTTCACCTAATGTAAATGACCCTGCCTTTCGTAACATCACTTTTGATGAGCTAAAAGAAAACTATATTGAGGCAACTCATGCGCTGATTGAAGGCGGTGCAGATATCATTCTGATTGAAACCGTTTTTGATACATTAAACTGTAAAGCTGCAATTTTTGCGGTGAAAGAAGTCTTTAAGCAAATTGGTCATGAATTACCACTCATGATTTCAGGGACTATTACCGATGCTTCAGGTCGTACTTTAACAGGTCAAACTGCTGAAGCGTTCTGGAACTCTGTACGCCATGGTGACTTACTCTCAATTGGTTTCAACTGTGCCCTTGGTGCAGATGCTATGCGTCCTCACGTTAAAACCGTGTCTGATGTTGCTGATACGTTCATTTCTGCTCATCCAAATGCTGGCTTACCAAACGCTTTTGGTGAATATGATGAAACACCAGAACAAACTGCTGCCTTCTTAAAAGAATTTGCAGAAAGTGGTTTGATCAATATTACCGGCGGTTGCTGTGGTACGACGCCAGACCATATCCGTGCTATTGCCAATGCTGTAAAAGACATTGCACCACGTCAAATTCCTGAAACTAAGCCAGCTTGTCGCTTAAGTGGTTTAGAACCATTTAATATTTATGATGACTCATTGTTCGTTAACGTCGGTGAACGTACCAACGTTACTGGTTCAAAAAAATTCTTACGCTTAATTCGTGAAGAAAACTTTGCCGAAGCTTTAGAAGTTGCACAGCAACAAGTGGAAGCTGGCGCTCAGATTATCGACATTAACATGGATGAAGGGATGCTCGATTCGCAAAATGCGATGGTACATTTCCTAAACCTTGTGGCATCTGAGCCAGATATTTCACGTGTGCCTATCATGATTGACTCATCGAAATGGGAAATCATTGAAGCAGGCTTAAAATGCGTACAAGGTAAACCTGTCGTTAACTCGATTTCGTTAAAAGAAGGTTATGACGAGTTTGTCGAAAAAGCTCGCCTGTGTCGCCAATATGGTGCTGCAATTATTGTGATGGCCTTTGATGAAACTGGTCAGGCCGACACTGCTGAGCGTAAACGCGAAATCTGTAAACGTTCTTATGACGTTTTGGTTAACGATGTTGGCTTCCCTGCTGAAGATATTATTTTTGACCCGAACGTGTTTGCAGTGGCAACAGGTATTGAAGAACACAATAACTATGGCGTCGATTTTATTGAAGCCACAGGTTGGATTAAACAAAACTTACCTCACGCCATGATTTCTGGTGGTGTATCGAACGTTTCATTCTCGTTCCGCGGTAATGAGCCTGTTCGTGAAGCGATTCACTCTGTGTTCTTATATCATGCCATTAAACAAGGCATGACTATGGGGATTGTAAATGCCGGACAAATGGCAATTTATGACGATATTCCTAAAGAACTCAAAGATGCAGTTGAAGATGTTGTTTTAAACCAGAACCAAGGTGAATCTGGTCAACTTGCTACTGAAAAACTACTTGAAGTCGCTGAAAAGTTCCGTGGTCATAGTGGTGCGCAGCGCGAAGCAGAAAACCTTGAATGGCGTAACGAACCTGTAGAGAAACGTCTTGAATATGCATTAGTCAAAGGTATTACCACATACATTGACGAAGACACAGAAGAAGCTCGCCTAAAAGCCAAACGTCCTTTAGATGTAATCGAAGGCGCTTTGATGGACGGCATGAACGTTGTTGGTGACTTGTTCGGTTCAGGCAAAATGTTCTTACCTCAGGTTGTGAAATCTGCACGAGTTATGAAGCAAGCTGTAGCTTGGCTCAACCCGTACATTGAAGCTGAGAAAACAGGTAGCCAATCTAAAGGTAAAGTCCTGATGGCAACTGTTAAGGGCGACGTACACGATATTGGTAAAAATATTGTAGGCGTGGTACTGGGCTGTAATGGTTACGATATTGTTGACCTTGGCGTGATGGTGCCTTGCGAGAAAATCTTGCAAACTGCAATTGATGAAAAATGTGACATCATTGGATTATCAGGTCTGATTACGCCATCTTTAGATGAAATGGTGTTTGTTGCGAAAGAAATGCAGCGTAAAGGCTTTAACATTCCTTTATTGATTGGTGGTGCAACAACTTCAAAAGCACATACAGCAGTAAAAATTGACCCTCAATACCAAAACGATGCAGTGATTTATGTTGCCGATGCTTCACGTGCTGTGGGTGTCGCAACTACCCTTCTTTCAAAAGAAATGCGTGGAAACTTTATTGCAGAGCACCGGGCTGAATATGCCAAAATCCGTGAGCGCTTAGCCAATAAACAGCCAAAAGCTGCAAAATTGACTTATAAAGAGTCGGTTGAGAATGGTTTTAAAATTGATGAAAGCTACGTGCCACCAAAACCAAATCTTTTGGGAACACAGGTCTTAACAAATTACCCACTTGCAACACTCGTAGATTATTTTGACTGGACACCATTCTTCATTTCTTGGAGCTTGGCAGGTAAGTTCCCGAAAATTTTAGAAGATGAAGTGGTTGGTGAAGCGGCAACTGATCTGTATAACCAAGCTCAAGCAATGTTGAAAGATATTATCGACAACAACCTTTTTGACGCACGTGCTGTATTTGGTATGTTCCCTGCTCAGCGCACTGATGCGGACACCGTCAGCGTATTTGATGAAGCGGGTCAAAAGGTTACACATACCTTTGAGCATTTACGTCAGCAATCTGACAAAGTCACAGGTAAACCAAACTTGTCTTTGGCAGATTACATTCGCGCTGACCGTGAGCAGCAGGACTACTTAGGCGGATTCACTGTATCGATTTTTGGTGCAGAAGAATTGGCAAATGAATACAAAGCCAAAGGTGATGACTACTCTGCAATTTTAGTGCAGTCATTAGCTGACCGCTTTGCTGAAGCTTTTGCCGAACACTTACATGAACGCATTCGTAAAGAGTTCTGGGGCTATAAAGCTGATGAACAGCTCAGCAATGAAGAACTGATTAAAGAGAAATACGTCGGTATTCGCCCTGCACCGGGCTACCCTGCTTGCCCTGAGCACTCTGAAAAGGCAGTGTTATTTGATTGGTTAGGCTCTACCGACAAAATCGGTACTAAACTAACTGAACACTTTGCAATGATGCCACCATCTTCAGTAAGTGGTTTCTATTATTCTCATCCACAAAGTGAATACTTTAACGTAGGCAAAATCTCTCAAGACCAACTTGAAGATTATGCAAAACGTAAAGGTTGGACACTTGATGAAGCGAAGCGTTGGTTAGGACCGAATTTAGATGATTCGATTGTTTAA